In Micropterus dolomieu isolate WLL.071019.BEF.003 ecotype Adirondacks linkage group LG01, ASM2129224v1, whole genome shotgun sequence, the sequence CCGCGTTGCTCCCGCGAGGTTTAAATGTCTTGTGGCACGATGACCTTTTGCAGCGCCGGCAGAAATAtctaaccagcatgcatcacattaATTCAGGTTAAGACCTACACACATGCCGAGCTGCGCCACCTATAGCAAAAGAAAGTTTTAGGAGTTTAGACCTCTGGATACTTTACATACATTACTCTCTTTCcatgttattcattttataGCAAACGCCTGatgtttcattgttttctgaAAAACTGGACTCTTGTTTGTATAAAACTCTTGTCGGCTGAACATTAGTGATTTTCTGAGTCCACACATGTACATGTTAGCTGAGTCTCTGGATGTGTGTAAAGATGTAAATATTGTGctatagtttgtttttattgttctgaTAAGCCTGCAAGTTCTGGGTCTGCAGCTCTGTGAACTGTTTTCTCTCAGTGAGATGTCGAACATGAGGGTGGAAGGACGAACATCTGAAACAATTTGCCTGCAGCCATGACAGGCCTTTCAGACAGAGTGGTTGCCCAACATCATCCCCTCTTCCTCCATGAGCTTTGCAGCAAATGTTAACACGGTGCTCCTTACATATCAGcctctgtgctgtgtttttggcAGTAGCGCCACAGTCTCCCTTTTCTGCTGTCGGTCTTCCAGCGTGTTGGCTTGTCCATCGTAATTGCTCTCCAAGCGGTGCAGAAAACGCTCCCTGACGGCTGGTATTCTTGGGCATTCAGGTCATGTTGGATTGACTGCAGATGTGACATGCAGACGTGgaaaacaaccagcatccaaacAAGCTGAAACGTGGGATTGTTTTTTTGTCGTCCATGTGACACTGATGCTCAAGGAAATATAAACCACAATgatctgttttatttcactgaAGGAGAGCTGGATGAATCATTGAATATAACTGATTAAGCTTGAAGGCTCATTCGTGATTTAGGAAATAgtaatttgacaaaaatattaaattttaatttaaggtcTACTTACTCAAATTCTCCTGGGACTTGGAGCCACATATCGTGACCTTCATCAGCTCACGGAGCTACGATACCAGAACCCAAATACTAAATATTTAGTTCACATGATGACAACTGAGCGAACACAAGTGGCCGTGATATGCGGCTGAAAGCTTCAAACTAttatttccaaggtcaagaatgaatcCTCAGTTAAATTCACTGATTCGTCCAACTTCTttttgagaaaagaaaaaagaNNNNNNNNNNNNNNNNNNNNNNNNNNNNNNNNNNNNNNNNNNNNNNNNNNNNNNNNNNNNNNNNNNNNNNNNNNNNNNNNNNNNNNNNNNNNNNNNNNNNTGGTTGCCCAACATCATCCCCTCTTCCTCCATGAGCTTTGCAGCAAATGTTAACACGGTGCTCCTTACATATCAGcctctgtgctgtgtttttggcAGTAGCGCCACAGTCTCCCTTTTCTGCTGTCGGTCTTCCAGCGTGTTGGCTTGTCCATCGTAATTGCTCTCCAAGCGGTGCAGAAAACGCTCCCTGACGGCTGGTATTCTTGGGCATTCAGGTCATGTTGGATTGACTGCAGATGTGACATGCAGACGTGgaaaacaaccagcatccaaacAAGCTGAAACGTGGGATTGTTTTTTTGTCGTCCATGTGACACTGATGCTCAAGGAAATATAAACCACAATgatctgttttatttcactgaAGGAGAGCTGGATGAATCATTGAATATAACTGATTAAGCTTGAAGGCTCATTCGTGATTTAGGAAATAgtaatttgacaaaaatattaaattttaatttaaggtcTACTTACTCAAATTCTCCTGGGACTTGGAGCCACATATCGTGACCTTCATCAGCTCACGGAGCTACGATACCAGAACCCAAATACTAAATATTTAGTTCACATGATGACAACTGAGCGAACACAAGTGGCCGTGATATGCGGCTGAAAGCTTCAAACTAttatttccaaggtcaagaatgaatcCTCAGTTAAATTCACTGATTCGTCCAACTTCTttttgagaaaagaaaaaagatgtcTGCAGTCATGAGCTCCAGTTAAGTAAACATCATTGTTAATTTTTTACAATGTGACGTGAATGCAGCTTTTTCTCTGTTGCACAACACTCTTATTATTTTTGCTACGAATGTATagtttctttaaatgttttaaagtgtCGCCTTCCACAAAGATTACTGTGGGAAATGTATACTCCAGAACCAAAACATGATGTTAAATGGATAGTGATGAGAATGTACGGACATAACATTTATAGTTTTGAGTTGACTGATTGTGAAGGGGGAAGTTTCCCCTGTCACATGTGATCAGATCCTGCTGAGACGCTGGTGTCAGTAGCTTTACCTTCGGCCTCCGTGTGGAATAACGGGAGACATCCGCCTGCAGTCAAGTCGTCTTTGTCAGCTGGACCCtcgtaaaaaaataaaacccacaCTAATCAGCTTGTAGACAAACAAAATTTTGAACTGTTTACCAGATAGACCAAAGctaaatgtgaatgtaaataactcaagtgattttttttgtctgtaaatatgtgaaataaAGACACTGTAAAAGGGACTCATCGCACACCTTTGGTAGCGTTTGATAGAAGTGCTGCAAACATACTGAATTCTTCAGGTTATCAAGTTGTTTCCAGTTGTCTTATATTCAACTTGATCAGTCACCATCAATCTGAAGCATACAAAACGTTACCTTCATCTTTTAAAAAGTCCAGTGTTACTGCTTGTGGATACTGGAatttattgacaagttagttgTAATATGgtatttgtatttacagtattaatgtttatatttctCTCGCACATTTCTGTGTCCACTGGaagtaatgttttattttgtaaaaacgATTAATAAAAGGAAAACCAGAGACAACTTCAGACAGAGGACGAAGGCCACACAGCTGGTAGACGCTGGTGAATAAAGCACAGTGTACTGGAGAAGAGCTGTGCAACGTTTTTCTTTTAGGTTTAAGTGTGCTGCAGTGAGGAGTCCTGTCTGTAACAGCttagctttttttaaatcacagcaCAAAAATGAGGTGGAAATAATCTTTCATTTGATGTAGATCGATTCATTCTGGGTCTGCAAAGCTTTGAcgttaaattaaatcaaaattttaGTATGTCCTAAGAttcttcctcctcatcatcgTTTGTTGAAGGTTACTGGACATTTACAGGGCTGTTTCTGCCCCCTGCTGGTGCTTATTCAATCCTGCAAATAAAGCTCCGTGCCgacctgcagcagtgcagcAACACCTTCAGGCTCCTCAGGAAAAACAAAGGAGGGCTTCAGAGGGACAAAAATAATCACACAACGCtttgtaagtttttgattttctttcttttttgtggaAATATGTTACAGTTATATTACAGGTATTTAAATGCCCCGGGGGAGAACGAGAACCGTTTGGAGACACCAGAAACAAAAGTTAAAGAAGTGAGACAGCAACTTAACCGAGACAGAAAAAGTCCAAGACGGGGTCGACAGCCTCGACAGGCAGAACTGACGCCCAACGTGTAACATTTTACTAAGAGGCGTCAAATAAATACTGCAGATGTTGTTAATGCGacttattaaaaacaaaaagaaaaacaggtgcGCTCTCCTTTAAAGAGTTCTTTGTGGTGTTTAGCAGCATGTGTGTAGCTTCCAGAAACCAAAAACATGTGAATAAACAATGTGTGGGGAGGGGGTGGGCCTGCAATCAACCAGAGTTTTTAACacaagtaacacacacacacacacacacacacacacacacacacacacacacacacaaaaaggtgtttttaaaCATGTGTGGAAAAAGTGCTTAATACAAGAACTCACAAATGATTGAACAGGTGAACTCGCATCCTCGACACAACAGCAAACTAGGGATAAAAGTTTTATCTCCCACCAGCCACAACGGTTGGTTGACTTCAAAATTCACCATTTTATATCTgttctttttaaattatatatatatatatatatatatatatatatatatatatatatatatatatatatattatatatatatgggtATATGTATAATAACATCTTAGAATAATGTTGGGTGTCTGACAGTGGCTCACAGAGTATAAACATTCAACAGACAAAATATGAAACATACATTTGGCTGGTGGCGTTAAATTCACATCCCAGTTCTCGCAGCAAAAGGCATCAACCATTGCattttttggaaatgtttttaaaactgaTAGCAGTTACGTTCAGGCTGTTTCTCTATTCCTCCAGGGGATCTTTGATAGTCATCTACTCAGTCCCAAGTCTTACTCCTAGTGCTCTAGCAAGAGTTTACAAAATACAATCTACctgtgtgaaaatattctggttGAATGCAGGTGTCTCTCTGCACCCACttccactgtttgtttgtttgttttaattataaaatatatcatAAAATGTCTTCTTAAATGGAAACTGGTACGTCCATGTACAAAAAGTTCtctctttttatataaattacaCCAGTCTCTGATgtcggtggtggtggtgatgatgtcGTCTCCGTTCCTGCTGATAAAAGGTTCttcccctcacacacacacacacaaacacgcgcacacacgccGAGGCGTTCGACCGCGGTCAACGCTCCCAACTTGGCTACACAACATGCTCTACACGTTACCCctagcagagaagaagaaaaaaaataaggaaCTCTATCCGCACTGAAATGAAATCTCGGCACATACAGTGACGCTACATCTCCTCTTTCTCGTCCTCACTGTCTCTGTATGCAAGACCACGAGCACGGTGCAGTTTCGGGCGAAGCTTCAGCTGGTCACCCTCACTATCGCCTGTCACTGTAGCTGCCTTGTTTCGGCTCCGCCACCGCAGGTCCCTGGCACGCCCAGATGGATAACGCCCAGCTGGCGGGACGGGGAATGTGCGTAACGACTgaccggaggaggaggaggaggaggaggaggaggagctggaccTCAGCAGTCAAATCGCATCTCCAGTGAATCGTCAAAGCCCCGGTTGTCGTGTCCCGCTCCCGACAAGAAGGCGGCCGTGACGGGGGCCCCTGTGGCCGTGGTGACGTTGAGAAGGGTGCTGCCGGGGGAGCTGGAGGCCGGACTACGGAGGGCCGCCGCGGTGATACTGGTGAGGTTGATGCCCAGCGTGAGGCGAGTCTGTTCCAGAGCTTTCTCTGGCACGGCGAAGGCCTCCAGCTTCTTCTCTCCGTTGGCCATGTAGGAGTTCTGGCAGCCGCGGCAGATACAGTCCAGACACGCCTGAGAAAAACAACCGTAATTAATGACAACGCGATCTAATAAATAATGACAAACACCACAACAGATCATCCAAAGACTGCCCCGTAGCAgaaagagactgtttcacaataaaaggaACAGTTAATAATCAACCAGGCTACAGAGCAGTGATTTTCTACTATgtgaaaaaaacttttaacCAACTATGTACTCGTTTTATTGGCTTTTATTGGCAAGTCAGTCAGTAAAAATGGTATTTCTGAATAATACGTCTACATTTTGCTCTTACTTCAGAGATGTTACTTCAGTTTTATTAGTTTTGTAGGTTTATTATTATCTTATAAAAGATATTCATGGTGTCATTTTCAGCTGAAAGGGTTGAGTACGTACGCGTAACGTGAAAAGAACATCGTTGGTGGTTTAAAGAAGTCTGAGAAccgcttctatagattattaaCTTCCCTTATAGTCAAAGCTCTGTGTCAACAACATTTCAATAAATGAACCCCCGTGTGTGACTCCCAAAGCTCAAACACAAGGAATCCCGTGAATGTAACGGGCCCCCAGGAGGAAAATCACTTTGTCAACACTGGGTGAGATAGCAGACTGTGGGGTGGGGGCCCCTGGGTTGTTCTCACCTTGCGGTTGGAGTAGCAGGGGCAGCGCTGCCCCCTACAGGTCAACACCGAGGGGTTCTGTGTGGCTCGGCCGCACTTGCAGCCCTTCTTCTCCACAGGCTTCTTATACAGTGGCTTCGAGGGGCTGGGTGGGTGTGTCAGGGGGTGCGCATGTGGGTGCGGGGGTATCCTGTCACGGGGTTGTGCGCGAGGCTTGGGGGCCCCTTGCCTGGCCTTGGTGTAAGCCTTCTTGGGGCCCCCGTGGTGCTCCACAGTCTTTTTGAGCACCTTGTTGGAGACGAGCACAGTCTTGCCCACCTTGGGGGGACCGCCGTTGGGCACCGGGGCCAGGTGCGGGTGGGGCGTCGCTGCGGGGAACTTAGGCTCCTGTTTGGTGGTGGCACCAGGGTTAGGGTGATGGGGGGAGCTGTTGGCACCGAGGGGAGGCCCCCGCAGGAGGCTGGAGATGGGGAGGGGCTGCACTTTCTCGCTGTCACTTTCTGAGCGGGAGCGCTTGCGGTGGTACCGAGGGGGGGCGTGGGGGACGGCTGCGGAGGGCTGAGGGGGGTGGCGCAGCGAGGGCTGTGGGTGAAGGTGGAGGGGGCGAGGGCTGTTTTCCGTGGGGAGGGAAGGGATGAGGTGGGAGGAGTCGGGGCCAGAAGGGCAGTGAGGTCCGTTGAGGCTGGACTGAGGTACAGAGGTGGGGCAGTCCGGCTGGGGCTCAGGGTCCGTGTCCGTCTCCAGAGTCCTGAGCACCTCCTCGACACTCAACAACAACGGCCCCCCGCCGTGTTTCAGGTCATCCCCGAAAGGGGTGATGTCACAAAGCCCCGCCTCCCCGGCCCCCGTGACGCTCACACACACCGGGATCTCCTCCGAAAAGCTCTCCTGCTTCGCAACACCTCCACCTGTTTGGACGGCGGTGGGTTGCAGAGCGTCCGAACTGACCAGGCCGTTACAACCGTGCAGCCCGTTTACACTGACGCGGTTCGGCTCCTCCCCCTTGAGCTCCTTCGCGGGTTCGCCGGGCTGGAGCGACTCGGAGGTGGAGGCCTTCTGCGACAGGCCGGCTGAGTCCGAAACGTCCTCCGCCTCTGGCTCGCTCTCGGCCAACGTGAGGCCCTCGTTCAGGATGGCTTGGAGGTCCGGCGAGTCGCTGGCGGCGCTGGCTATGTGCGGGGCGAGCGGCGACTgggtgatgtagagacagagctttCTGTAACAGTGGACGAGCAAGGAGAGCTGCCTGTTTTCCTCGAAGCGGGAATAGTCCTTACACCAACTACAGGACGGCTTCAGCTGCATCCTCTGGCCCCTGCAGCCTCGACAGACGTAATGCTGACACGACGAGTCTGTGGGAGCGATCGGGTCCTGCAGCAGATTACCTGAAGACGAGAGGAGAAAGTTATAACATAAAGAAAACAACGGCATCCGAGCAAACCCCCGTGATCTGATAAACTGTGGCCCTGGCTTTAAAAAACTCTCAGTACTGAGtgaacattaacatttacaaacGATTGCGTCCTCATTCTCTGTGTTTCGAAAGCTCCCTAAacgtatatatatgtatttgtaaACCTGAGTGGTGTCTGGCAACTTGCCAGACTGGATGACAGCCGCTCTTTGAGAGGGGCTTCCTTAGCAACGCTGGATGCTAGGGAGCGCAGCTGCAGATAGGAAGAAAGGATGAAGGTGCATTCATGAGAAACAACCgcccctcacacacactctgcactgCCTGGCTGATCAAATCCACCAAAAACTGCAGAAAGTCTACGATATACGGCCTGCTTTCATATTGATCTGTTATCTATACAGTGGAGGAGCAATCAGCGTGTGTTAGTGTGATAAAGCtgctctttattttatatagcgATTAAtatcattactgttttattgcccagccctaaatgAAATATACAACACAGAACAATATAAAAGGCACAATTTTCTAAAGGAGGTTTGGCAAGAAATTGCCATTAAGTGCAATAAAGTGCTGCATCTAGTGCGGGGCCACAAAACAGGGTGAGACTCTAACTGTATGATCCCACAAGAAGGGGCCCCACTAAAGTTATGGAGGGCCAATGTACTTGAGAGCCAGACAATTTGTATGTAACtatctgtacacacacacacacacacacacacacacacctttttatCGTCTTTACCTCAGGAGACATCATCTCCACAGTTGGGCTGGGCAATGAAACAATAATCACAATTAttgtgatataattttcctcaataacaatataaaaaatgttaaatgtttggattaattaatctgaaaaatgaacgaatcagcatataatttttatattaagatatttactttgttgaggaaaattgactgaaaaaagattttacttaattttacttgtgcatatttgtttaaaaaaaaccaacattttattcagctgttttaaatgtttaaccTCCGATTTGTTAAGTTATcaacaagtgtttgttctgaacataaagaataatttaaataaaccatctggtttcttcaactttcactcaggagtaaaaatctgcatttatacttgaaagaaataataatttgaaccTGATAAATACTGAAATCGAAtgatcgcccagccctacttcaCAGGGAGATTTACAGCATCATGTAGGAGCAgtgacaacaaacaacaacaacataaaaaacgCAACTACAGCCACTGATATTTAAGAGTTGTGTGTCAACACTTTAAAAAGTACTCCCTCTTTTTGATCTTTGTCCACATATTTTACTGCGTTctgtaaacacagagagagatcaGGTGCACAACATCCAGTCTGTGGCTGTTATTCAACAGGATGAACAGAGAAACGCCCCGATGCTGCTGAACC encodes:
- the msl2b gene encoding E3 ubiquitin-protein ligase MSL2b isoform X1; protein product: MNPVNATSLYVSASRSVLQCDPRDPRALAELCKLLPFFRQSLSCLVCGNLLQDPIAPTDSSCQHYVCRGCRGQRMQLKPSCSWCKDYSRFEENRQLSLLVHCYRKLCLYITQSPLAPHIASAASDSPDLQAILNEGLTLAESEPEAEDVSDSAGLSQKASTSESLQPGEPAKELKGEEPNRVSVNGLHGCNGLVSSDALQPTAVQTGGGVAKQESFSEEIPVCVSVTGAGEAGLCDITPFGDDLKHGGGPLLLSVEEVLRTLETDTDPEPQPDCPTSVPQSSLNGPHCPSGPDSSHLIPSLPTENSPRPLHLHPQPSLRHPPQPSAAVPHAPPRYHRKRSRSESDSEKVQPLPISSLLRGPPLGANSSPHHPNPGATTKQEPKFPAATPHPHLAPVPNGGPPKVGKTVLVSNKVLKKTVEHHGGPKKAYTKARQGAPKPRAQPRDRIPPHPHAHPLTHPPSPSKPLYKKPVEKKGCKCGRATQNPSVLTCRGQRCPCYSNRKACLDCICRGCQNSYMANGEKKLEAFAVPEKALEQTRLTLGINLTSITAAALRSPASSSPGSTLLNVTTATGAPVTAAFLSGAGHDNRGFDDSLEMRFDC
- the msl2b gene encoding E3 ubiquitin-protein ligase MSL2b isoform X2; amino-acid sequence: MQLKPSCSWCKDYSRFEENRQLSLLVHCYRKLCLYITQSPLAPHIASAASDSPDLQAILNEGLTLAESEPEAEDVSDSAGLSQKASTSESLQPGEPAKELKGEEPNRVSVNGLHGCNGLVSSDALQPTAVQTGGGVAKQESFSEEIPVCVSVTGAGEAGLCDITPFGDDLKHGGGPLLLSVEEVLRTLETDTDPEPQPDCPTSVPQSSLNGPHCPSGPDSSHLIPSLPTENSPRPLHLHPQPSLRHPPQPSAAVPHAPPRYHRKRSRSESDSEKVQPLPISSLLRGPPLGANSSPHHPNPGATTKQEPKFPAATPHPHLAPVPNGGPPKVGKTVLVSNKVLKKTVEHHGGPKKAYTKARQGAPKPRAQPRDRIPPHPHAHPLTHPPSPSKPLYKKPVEKKGCKCGRATQNPSVLTCRGQRCPCYSNRKACLDCICRGCQNSYMANGEKKLEAFAVPEKALEQTRLTLGINLTSITAAALRSPASSSPGSTLLNVTTATGAPVTAAFLSGAGHDNRGFDDSLEMRFDC